The proteins below come from a single Methanolobus chelungpuianus genomic window:
- a CDS encoding CBS domain-containing protein — MIYLTIRDNVRITENEARVRQNLHSNGRAAQQKSSILFNNSPITEASPVDFDERISKHEGGVMAVASREVVTMPPTTSIINAIKAMTGNGFRRIPVADAGTNRLEGIVTSVDIIDFLGGGSKNLLVEERHHGNLLSAINSPVREIMQEDVVSIRDNAGIDDAIQTMLDNNTSGLPIVDSEGRVEAICTEKDLIRFAASIASSKPVSQYMTRKVRTTSPDTTIGEAARIMIDNGFRRIPIVNNGHVAGIVTASDIMHYLGKGSAFEKLITGNIHEAFDEPVLPLISKDTVKISPETDMGEAARIMAENNIGSLPVMEGDYLAGIITERDFLRAISE; from the coding sequence GTGATATATTTGACTATAAGGGACAATGTTAGGATCACAGAGAACGAGGCAAGAGTGCGGCAAAACCTGCATTCCAATGGCAGGGCTGCTCAGCAGAAAAGTTCGATATTGTTTAATAACAGCCCTATAACGGAAGCCAGCCCTGTCGACTTCGATGAGCGGATATCAAAGCATGAGGGCGGTGTTATGGCCGTGGCAAGCAGGGAGGTCGTGACCATGCCTCCTACGACCAGCATCATAAACGCCATCAAGGCCATGACAGGTAACGGCTTCCGGCGGATCCCGGTGGCAGATGCCGGCACGAACAGGCTGGAAGGTATTGTCACATCAGTAGACATCATCGATTTCCTGGGAGGCGGCAGCAAGAACCTGCTCGTGGAAGAGCGCCATCATGGAAACCTGTTGTCTGCTATCAATTCTCCTGTGCGGGAGATCATGCAGGAGGATGTCGTCAGCATAAGGGATAATGCTGGCATTGATGATGCCATACAGACCATGCTTGACAATAACACAAGCGGGCTACCGATAGTCGACAGTGAGGGCAGGGTTGAGGCCATCTGTACTGAAAAGGACCTGATAAGGTTTGCAGCAAGCATCGCTTCCAGCAAGCCTGTGTCGCAATACATGACCCGGAAGGTCAGGACCACATCTCCTGACACCACCATCGGCGAAGCAGCAAGGATAATGATCGACAACGGCTTCAGAAGGATCCCCATAGTCAATAACGGGCATGTGGCGGGCATAGTCACTGCCTCTGACATCATGCATTACCTGGGTAAAGGCAGCGCCTTTGAAAAGCTTATTACCGGCAACATCCATGAAGCATTCGATGAACCTGTACTTCCCCTTATATCAAAGGACACAGTAAAGATAAGCCCGGAAACGGATATGGGCGAAGCAGCACGGATCATGGCAGAGAACAATATCGGTTCGCTGCCCGTAATGGAAGGCGACTACCTCGCCGGTATAATAACCGAAAGGGATTTCCTCAGGGCCATATCGGAATGA
- a CDS encoding mechanosensitive ion channel family protein, which translates to MVTEPPNGKKNGKTLNEFTGRLKHTFLNRTILLFVFLSLVMASIVFANQRSLINIPQPIMEYVELIITILVSYALTSVIARLTVNRIVNFLGDTFEPEQKILLTKAYIGLLYSIATAFIFVQLGITVQNIAIFFGLIATGFAFAIRDVILSYIAWFILLTKKPFKIGDYISIEGVEGLVKHIGMFYVLLDDSPETYEDFFKLPNKMFLEKPIRNYGKNRFSNEFDLYLKKMPVNLDEISTDLDGLLERLSEEASKAVSTRVTMMLDSDKEGMKIRIYYKSTYKDRDLIKDRVLRLMFREFHSISKQNKDEDDS; encoded by the coding sequence ATGGTCACAGAGCCACCCAATGGGAAGAAAAACGGAAAAACGCTCAATGAGTTTACTGGACGGCTCAAGCATACGTTTCTGAACAGGACTATCCTGCTGTTCGTGTTCCTGAGCCTTGTGATGGCATCCATAGTCTTTGCCAACCAGCGGAGTCTCATCAACATACCTCAGCCCATCATGGAGTATGTGGAGCTGATCATCACTATCCTTGTTTCGTATGCACTGACTTCTGTCATCGCCCGGTTAACGGTTAACAGGATAGTGAACTTCCTCGGGGATACATTTGAACCTGAACAGAAGATACTGCTCACCAAGGCCTACATAGGTTTGCTGTACTCTATAGCTACTGCCTTTATCTTTGTACAGCTGGGAATAACGGTCCAGAACATAGCGATATTCTTCGGTCTGATAGCAACCGGTTTTGCTTTTGCTATAAGGGACGTTATCCTGTCTTACATTGCGTGGTTCATTCTCCTGACTAAAAAGCCGTTCAAGATCGGGGACTACATAAGTATCGAAGGGGTCGAAGGGCTTGTCAAGCATATAGGCATGTTCTACGTACTGCTGGATGATTCCCCTGAGACGTATGAGGATTTCTTTAAGCTGCCTAACAAGATGTTCCTGGAAAAACCTATCCGTAACTATGGGAAAAACCGGTTCAGTAATGAATTTGATCTTTACCTGAAAAAAATGCCTGTTAATCTCGATGAAATATCCACGGACCTTGATGGTCTGCTGGAGAGGCTCTCAGAGGAAGCAAGTAAAGCAGTTTCCACAAGGGTGACCATGATGCTAGATTCTGACAAGGAAGGCATGAAAATAAGGATCTACTATAAATCTACTTACAAGGATCGGGATCTAATAAAGGACCGGGTCCTCAGGCTGATGTTCCGGGAGTTCCATAGTATCTCAAAACAAAACAAGGACGAGGATGACAGCTAA
- a CDS encoding ABC transporter permease, with the protein MINDIRVGALIAYCSVKRGNKKTLIFIVFVLSLIFMNLVFLPSMIGGLSSLFTGFMQDYPYGDIVIEPTGDNTYINNADSVLSKVRSVEGVRAATKRLDVGASINHKQKVVGVTITGMLPTEEYEISRYPYIISEGDFLSDLSRDEIIIGAMIAGTGFGSEIYDNLGEVRPGAFVDVTYSNGVKRIYKVKGIMEGTFEVVDLNALVHYKEIEDVYGLEGKEATSVVVRVKEQGTEAQIQDKIREAGVNEQIFTWADKSESLIRQAMQSMGAIDTMSKIVSLIVGAALVLIIIYINVLNRKKEIGILKAVGITPRSIVLSYAFLSTFYVSLGISAGLVLYLSLMLYFQANPVTFYETMQIRPTIDPVLLVQSIATMLTLSVIAGILPAWSVSRESILKAIWGR; encoded by the coding sequence ATGATCAATGATATAAGGGTGGGAGCCCTCATTGCATATTGCAGTGTAAAAAGAGGGAACAAGAAAACCCTCATTTTCATAGTTTTTGTCCTCTCCCTCATCTTCATGAACCTGGTGTTCCTCCCGTCAATGATAGGAGGGCTTTCAAGCCTGTTCACCGGGTTCATGCAGGACTATCCCTACGGGGATATCGTCATTGAGCCGACCGGCGATAATACCTACATCAACAATGCTGATAGCGTATTGAGTAAGGTCAGGTCTGTGGAAGGCGTGAGAGCCGCTACAAAAAGGCTGGATGTGGGTGCATCCATCAACCATAAGCAGAAGGTCGTAGGTGTAACGATAACCGGAATGCTTCCCACAGAAGAATACGAGATCTCCCGGTATCCGTATATCATCTCTGAAGGGGATTTCTTAAGCGATCTCTCCAGGGATGAGATCATCATTGGCGCTATGATCGCAGGGACCGGTTTCGGATCAGAGATATATGACAACCTGGGCGAAGTAAGGCCGGGAGCATTTGTTGACGTCACGTACAGCAACGGGGTAAAGAGGATATACAAGGTCAAAGGCATCATGGAAGGCACATTCGAGGTTGTCGATCTCAATGCCCTGGTCCACTACAAAGAGATCGAGGATGTGTACGGCCTGGAAGGAAAAGAAGCCACCAGTGTAGTGGTCAGGGTTAAAGAACAGGGGACGGAAGCACAGATACAGGACAAGATAAGGGAAGCGGGCGTGAATGAGCAGATATTTACATGGGCTGACAAGTCGGAGTCCCTCATAAGGCAGGCAATGCAAAGCATGGGCGCCATAGATACCATGTCCAAGATCGTGAGCCTGATTGTGGGTGCGGCACTGGTGCTCATCATAATCTACATCAATGTGCTGAACCGGAAAAAAGAGATAGGCATCCTCAAAGCAGTGGGTATCACCCCAAGGTCCATTGTGCTGTCCTATGCATTCCTCAGCACCTTCTATGTTTCCCTGGGAATATCCGCAGGATTGGTGCTGTACTTATCGCTTATGCTCTACTTCCAGGCAAATCCGGTAACATTCTATGAAACCATGCAGATAAGGCCCACTATTGATCCCGTGCTGCTTGTCCAGAGCATAGCCACCATGCTTACGCTGTCAGTGATAGCCGGGATACTCCCTGCCTGGAGCGTATCAAGGGAAAGCATACTCAAAGCGATCTGGGGAAGGTAA
- a CDS encoding CBS domain-containing protein gives MSKDPVSIREDDYMTHARQVIRDNFLRVLPVVDEGNRVLGVLSDQDVLNIRSSKSNVTVRGYIRETPLITPDMDLLRAARELLDAKQHHAPVVSSSLDRSIVGILSDVDLLRHIQPTKRSPASVEEIMTAKVETAYPDDSISRIWDNMLHWDYTGIPVVSHKKEPMGIVTRIDIIKAGYARIGTANMHGRSSGGSMRVEKVMSTPLYSVAPESSISEAIGEILRNDIGRISVTDGGRLVGIADRHDLLRACLEGTGL, from the coding sequence ATGTCAAAAGACCCTGTATCCATCAGGGAGGACGACTACATGACTCATGCCCGGCAGGTGATCCGGGATAATTTTCTCAGAGTTCTTCCCGTGGTGGACGAGGGGAACAGGGTGCTGGGTGTCCTTTCGGATCAGGACGTGCTTAATATCAGGTCCAGTAAGTCCAATGTGACCGTTAGGGGATACATCCGGGAAACACCCCTGATAACACCGGATATGGACCTTCTAAGGGCCGCCAGGGAGCTGCTGGATGCAAAACAGCACCATGCACCGGTGGTGAGTTCGAGCCTTGACAGGTCGATCGTCGGTATACTGAGCGATGTAGACCTCCTGAGGCATATTCAGCCAACGAAGAGGTCTCCCGCCTCTGTTGAAGAGATAATGACAGCCAAGGTAGAGACAGCGTATCCGGACGATAGCATTTCCAGGATATGGGACAATATGCTTCACTGGGATTACACCGGCATCCCTGTGGTATCCCACAAAAAAGAACCAATGGGAATTGTTACCAGGATTGATATAATAAAGGCGGGTTATGCCAGGATAGGCACCGCAAATATGCACGGAAGAAGTTCCGGTGGTTCTATGAGGGTGGAAAAGGTAATGTCCACTCCTCTGTATTCGGTAGCTCCGGAGTCCTCGATAAGTGAGGCAATCGGGGAGATACTTCGCAATGACATCGGCAGGATCAGCGTTACGGACGGGGGTAGACTGGTGGGTATTGCGGACAGGCATGATCTGCTGAGAGCGTGTCTGGAAGGAACGGGCTTATGA
- a CDS encoding YkgJ family cysteine cluster protein: MKKIMGESVAISLAVKRAVRYDIIQSILRHYECPPSCQSHCCSKGQIHMFEDELKVLSSLDPARAGKICNDATSPSLYLMQAPCSFLNDTGRCHVYERRPTVCGLYPFKVNTSGSTIGLQPCPVGFLIIRDFASWVIDTLSKSDISSGERSRLIGEWQKNVESYELELSEFHSKPVLLEMQIPYEDLEMLSMFLASRKLPAEN, from the coding sequence GTGAAAAAGATCATGGGAGAAAGCGTGGCCATCAGCCTGGCCGTAAAAAGGGCAGTCCGTTATGATATCATCCAGAGCATCCTCAGGCATTACGAATGCCCGCCCTCATGCCAGTCCCATTGCTGCAGCAAAGGGCAGATACACATGTTCGAGGATGAGCTGAAGGTGCTGTCCTCCCTTGATCCCGCAAGGGCAGGGAAGATATGTAATGACGCTACTTCACCCAGTCTTTATCTTATGCAGGCTCCGTGTTCCTTCCTTAACGACACAGGCAGGTGCCACGTATATGAGAGGAGGCCCACGGTATGCGGCCTGTATCCCTTCAAGGTGAACACATCAGGCAGTACCATTGGCCTGCAGCCATGTCCTGTGGGATTTCTGATAATCAGGGATTTTGCTTCCTGGGTAATTGACACCCTCTCAAAGTCTGATATTTCCTCCGGGGAAAGGTCCAGGCTGATCGGGGAGTGGCAGAAGAATGTGGAATCCTATGAACTGGAGCTGTCGGAGTTCCATTCCAAGCCGGTCCTTCTGGAAATGCAGATCCCATATGAGGATCTTGAGATGCTTTCCATGTTCCTTGCCTCAAGGAAACTTCCGGCAGAGAACTAG
- a CDS encoding ABC transporter ATP-binding protein: MIIVKDLKRCYGTGDTAVRALKGVSFEISKGEFVAIMGASGSGKTTLLRILALLDDATGGEYTIRGLKVSSLPEAERSYYRLTQVGYIFQDYALISEMSAAENVYLLSLMEGKSKKESYRTALEALEKVGLEGKHDRVPDELSGGEKQRVAIARAIAKKPDILFADEPCANLDTANSKQVLDVFKDLNEKYGQTIVMVTHEPWHIDYVDRVITFKDGSLLSDERKSEGPKEH, from the coding sequence ATGATAATAGTAAAGGACCTGAAAAGGTGCTACGGCACGGGAGATACGGCTGTCAGGGCACTCAAAGGTGTCTCATTCGAGATCAGCAAAGGGGAATTCGTAGCCATAATGGGTGCATCCGGAAGCGGGAAAACAACCCTGCTAAGGATACTGGCACTCCTGGACGATGCAACGGGCGGGGAATATACTATCAGGGGACTGAAGGTTTCAAGCCTGCCTGAAGCAGAAAGAAGCTATTACAGGCTGACACAGGTCGGTTATATCTTTCAGGACTATGCGCTTATCAGTGAGATGAGCGCCGCCGAAAATGTGTACCTGCTTTCGCTGATGGAAGGGAAATCAAAGAAGGAATCGTACAGGACTGCCCTTGAGGCGCTGGAAAAGGTTGGCCTGGAAGGAAAGCATGACAGGGTTCCCGATGAATTGTCTGGCGGCGAAAAGCAAAGGGTGGCGATCGCAAGGGCCATTGCAAAGAAACCGGACATCCTGTTTGCCGACGAGCCCTGTGCCAACCTGGACACCGCCAATTCTAAACAGGTGCTGGACGTATTCAAGGACCTGAATGAGAAATATGGCCAGACGATCGTGATGGTAACACATGAACCCTGGCACATCGACTATGTTGACAGGGTGATCACTTTCAAAGATGGCAGCCTGCTTAGCGATGAGAGAAAAAGTGAAGGACCGAAGGAGCATTAA